The following proteins are encoded in a genomic region of Gimesia algae:
- a CDS encoding arylsulfatase codes for MNPRRILLSMILLLVSSLLSLDSQSLQAKEKARQPNIILVMTDDQGYWDTEISGNPKIETPTIKKLAAEGVTFTRFYANMVCAPTRAGLMTGRHYLRTGLYNTRFGGDTLGPNETTIAQVLQQAGYKTGLFGKWHLGRYAQYQPHRRGFDHFFGHYHGHIERYTNPDQVVVNGTPVETRGYVTDLFTDAAIDFIQRNQQQPFFCYLAYNAPHSPFLLDTSHFGQPEGDKLIEKYLAKGLPLREARIYAMIERIDQNLNRLLQTVSDLKLDQETVVIFTSDNGGVSRGFKAGLKGSKASAYEGGTRVPFVVRWTDHFPAGKTTDAMVAQTDLFPTFCQLAGVPVPHDLKLDGKSILSLMEQGGGKSPHQYLYHTWDRYTPNPFHRWSIHGPRFKLVGHDPQGKKEKEGEPQGQLYDLQADPGETKNVASQYPEKVSELRGEFLRWFQDVTDGQVYQPAAIPVGDEQEPEVELQPSWAILKGDDLEYSFDGYDWDTIDNWKTNSDTATWQLDVQKPGRYVVELSYGFRAEPLEAGKLQIAVGDQKLDCELPMSTSQNVFLKQSVGTLDLKAGKQFLTIRATQPEGVIGLRLNSLWLKSMDQ; via the coding sequence ATGAACCCGCGACGTATTCTTCTGAGTATGATTCTCCTACTTGTTTCTAGTCTGCTTAGTCTGGACAGCCAGTCGCTTCAGGCGAAAGAAAAAGCTCGACAGCCGAATATTATTCTGGTCATGACCGACGATCAGGGGTATTGGGATACGGAGATATCCGGTAACCCCAAGATCGAAACGCCGACAATTAAAAAGCTGGCAGCCGAAGGAGTCACCTTTACGCGGTTCTATGCCAACATGGTTTGTGCGCCGACCCGGGCCGGGTTGATGACGGGCAGGCATTATCTGCGAACCGGTTTGTATAATACCCGCTTTGGCGGAGACACACTCGGTCCGAATGAAACGACGATCGCGCAGGTCCTGCAGCAAGCGGGCTACAAAACGGGTTTGTTCGGCAAATGGCATCTGGGGCGTTACGCGCAGTATCAGCCGCATCGACGGGGCTTCGACCATTTCTTCGGACATTATCACGGACACATAGAACGCTATACCAATCCCGATCAGGTGGTCGTCAACGGGACTCCCGTGGAGACGCGGGGTTATGTGACCGATCTGTTTACTGATGCCGCCATTGATTTTATCCAGCGAAATCAGCAGCAGCCTTTTTTCTGTTATCTGGCGTATAACGCACCGCATTCACCTTTCCTGCTCGATACATCTCATTTCGGTCAGCCCGAAGGAGACAAGCTGATTGAAAAATACTTGGCGAAAGGGCTGCCACTGCGGGAAGCACGGATCTACGCCATGATTGAACGTATTGATCAGAATCTGAATCGTTTACTGCAGACAGTCAGCGATTTGAAACTGGATCAGGAGACGGTGGTCATCTTCACCAGTGATAACGGCGGCGTCAGTCGAGGATTCAAAGCCGGACTCAAAGGAAGTAAAGCGAGTGCCTATGAAGGGGGGACCCGCGTTCCGTTTGTCGTCCGCTGGACCGATCATTTTCCTGCCGGAAAAACAACCGATGCGATGGTAGCCCAGACCGATCTGTTTCCGACATTCTGTCAACTGGCGGGCGTCCCGGTACCCCATGATCTGAAACTGGATGGGAAATCGATCCTGTCATTGATGGAGCAGGGGGGCGGAAAGTCGCCTCATCAATATCTGTATCACACCTGGGATCGCTACACACCGAATCCGTTTCATCGCTGGTCCATTCATGGTCCCCGTTTCAAGCTGGTGGGCCATGATCCGCAGGGGAAAAAGGAAAAAGAGGGTGAGCCTCAAGGTCAGCTGTATGATCTGCAGGCAGATCCGGGCGAGACAAAGAATGTGGCCAGTCAATATCCGGAGAAGGTCAGCGAACTGCGTGGAGAGTTCCTGCGCTGGTTTCAGGATGTGACGGACGGCCAGGTTTACCAGCCGGCGGCCATTCCCGTAGGAGATGAGCAGGAGCCGGAAGTGGAGCTACAACCGAGTTGGGCCATTTTGAAGGGAGACGACCTGGAGTACTCGTTTGACGGCTATGACTGGGATACGATCGACAACTGGAAAACGAATTCCGACACAGCCACCTGGCAGTTGGATGTACAGAAACCAGGCCGCTACGTAGTGGAGTTGAGTTATGGCTTTCGCGCAGAGCCTCTGGAAGCTGGCAAATTGCAGATAGCAGTGGGGGATCAAAAGCTCGACTGTGAACTGCCGATGAGCACCAGCCAGAATGTGTTTCTCAAACAATCGGTGGGGACTCTGGATCTCAAAGCGGGGAAGCAGTTTCTGACGATACGGGCCACTCAACCGGAGGGGGTGATAGGCCTGCGTCTGAATTCCCTCTGGTTGAAATCAATGGATCAATAA
- a CDS encoding sugar phosphate isomerase/epimerase family protein: MNDQLSRRDFNKQLLGTACSAGLLGTVLGAGTEASQKPFQLNYIVASCMYGTLPLETILQETPKTGAEYIEIWAKRHGDQREQIDELGVEKTKQLLDKYKIKLGSFTCFKYGLFNMQGEMDLVSQLGGDMVICNSGGPKGLKGAELKAGIKAFAEKLKPHVAAAEEKGVMIGLENHGGGLINDPDTQRWLMEMLPAKNFGMALAPYHLEQDPEMIGKLITDLDDRLLHFQAWQHGMGCIKKLPKEQELLQLPGRGDLNFVPLLAALKKINYQGRTEIFMHPVPRGIPILPTAEQVTAEINRSREYLENCLKQA; this comes from the coding sequence ATGAACGATCAGCTCAGTCGTCGCGATTTTAATAAACAGCTTCTGGGGACAGCCTGTTCGGCGGGTTTACTGGGAACGGTGCTGGGAGCCGGGACAGAAGCCTCACAGAAACCTTTCCAACTGAATTATATTGTCGCTTCCTGTATGTATGGCACACTGCCTTTGGAAACCATTCTGCAGGAAACTCCCAAAACGGGCGCCGAATACATTGAGATCTGGGCGAAACGTCACGGTGACCAGCGCGAGCAGATTGACGAACTGGGTGTAGAAAAAACAAAGCAGCTGCTCGACAAGTACAAGATCAAGCTGGGGAGCTTCACCTGCTTCAAGTACGGCCTGTTTAACATGCAGGGCGAAATGGATCTGGTCAGTCAACTGGGCGGAGACATGGTGATCTGCAACAGCGGCGGTCCCAAAGGATTGAAAGGGGCCGAGTTGAAAGCCGGGATCAAAGCGTTCGCCGAAAAACTTAAACCGCACGTCGCTGCTGCCGAAGAAAAAGGGGTGATGATCGGCCTGGAAAATCATGGCGGCGGACTGATCAACGATCCGGACACACAACGCTGGCTGATGGAAATGTTGCCCGCGAAGAACTTCGGCATGGCGCTCGCACCGTATCATCTGGAACAGGATCCGGAAATGATCGGCAAACTGATCACCGACCTGGATGATCGACTGCTGCACTTCCAGGCCTGGCAGCATGGCATGGGTTGTATCAAGAAACTTCCGAAAGAACAGGAATTGTTACAGTTACCCGGACGGGGAGATTTAAACTTCGTGCCTCTCCTGGCGGCTCTGAAGAAGATCAATTACCAGGGACGGACGGAAATCTTCATGCACCCGGTACCGCGCGGCATTCCCATTCTGCCGACAGCAGAACAGGTAACCGCGGAGATTAATCGCTCCCGTGAATATCTGGAAAATTGCCTGAAGCAGGCTTAA
- a CDS encoding phytanoyl-CoA dioxygenase family protein, translated as MTVSTGIITEEHKKQFQEEGYFILERAICEEHLQIVRDACDHLIDLMHQEMDRLGTDHIHISHRGKRYHIAKKYDQAPRLDEYVFSDLMAEICKATIGDTSYLFYDQYVVKAAEKGIKFSWHQDSGYLGFLHRPYVTVWAAVDDMTLENGTVDVLPYSTVGIRSLVEHIRDPETGDKTGYFGKEPGVTAVVPAGSLAVFSSLTFHRSGANTTDKMRRAYVTQYSPEPIIDPETQQPKHLVVPFLKDGERVVS; from the coding sequence ATGACTGTCTCGACCGGGATCATTACCGAAGAACATAAAAAACAGTTTCAGGAAGAAGGCTACTTCATTCTGGAACGGGCGATTTGTGAAGAACATCTGCAGATTGTTCGCGATGCCTGCGATCATCTGATTGATCTGATGCATCAGGAAATGGATCGCCTGGGTACCGATCATATTCATATCAGCCATCGGGGCAAACGCTATCATATCGCGAAGAAGTATGACCAGGCGCCGCGGCTGGATGAATACGTATTCAGTGATCTGATGGCAGAGATCTGTAAAGCCACAATCGGTGATACCTCGTACCTGTTTTACGATCAGTATGTGGTCAAAGCAGCAGAAAAAGGGATCAAGTTTTCCTGGCATCAGGACTCCGGTTATCTTGGTTTCCTGCATCGTCCTTATGTAACGGTCTGGGCGGCAGTCGATGATATGACACTGGAAAACGGGACGGTCGACGTCCTGCCGTATTCTACTGTCGGCATTCGTTCGCTGGTGGAACACATTCGCGATCCCGAAACGGGAGACAAAACCGGATACTTCGGCAAAGAACCGGGCGTCACAGCGGTCGTTCCCGCAGGCAGCCTGGCCGTGTTCAGCTCGTTGACGTTTCACCGCAGTGGTGCGAATACCACCGACAAAATGCGGCGGGCCTATGTGACTCAGTATTCTCCCGAGCCGATTATCGATCCCGAAACACAACAGCCCAAACATCTGGTGGTTCCCTTTCTGAAGGATGGGGAACGGGTTGTTTCTTAA